A stretch of Cyanobacterium sp. HL-69 DNA encodes these proteins:
- a CDS encoding Small GTP-binding protein domain: MRLSRLVTIVIGLSIIFGLMLWLVSALSRLYSEISWTSPLLANFLVFVLILLLIFFIGIFLYYFGIIPSDKTSRTSRGKRKRQRPLPALPAQKNEIASETIRAVKKQVAQIQDEVSQKALLEKSQQIEADFTTGKLKVAVFGTGSAGKTSLVNALIGEMVGEIQASIGTTTEGVTHSLKLPSANREILITDTPGILEMGAPGEIREQLARQLATEADLLLFVCDNDLRASEFKPLEALATIGKRSLLVFNKIDLYSEEEQGIILSSLQQRVARFIPSNDVIQACANPQPVQFSADEMIQPDVEVDNVIKRLAAICRAEGDDLLADNILLQSQRLGEEARKLIAQQRSREADKIITRYQWIGAGVVACTPVPVVDMLAAAAVNAQMVVEIGQVYGCEINSDRGRDLAVSLGKTLVSLGVVKGAVELVARALQLTLATYVVGKAIQGVSAAYLTRIAGKSFVEYFSHDQDWGDGGITEVVQRQFKLSRKDEFIKAFVQDAIARVIEPIKDTLEENFDNSDYPEQSNDVYFDDDGWGNGNLKKDDWW; encoded by the coding sequence ATGCGCCTGTCTCGTCTTGTAACCATTGTTATCGGCTTAAGTATAATTTTCGGCTTAATGCTGTGGTTAGTTAGTGCGTTATCTCGATTGTATAGCGAAATTTCTTGGACAAGTCCACTACTCGCAAACTTTTTAGTGTTTGTTCTGATTTTATTGTTAATATTTTTTATTGGTATCTTTCTTTATTATTTTGGCATTATCCCCAGCGACAAAACCAGTCGAACTTCCAGAGGAAAACGAAAAAGACAGCGCCCCTTACCCGCTCTTCCTGCCCAAAAAAACGAGATTGCCTCAGAAACTATTAGGGCAGTAAAAAAACAAGTCGCCCAAATTCAAGATGAAGTCAGCCAAAAGGCTTTATTAGAAAAATCGCAACAAATTGAGGCAGACTTTACCACAGGAAAATTAAAAGTAGCTGTATTTGGCACGGGTAGTGCTGGAAAAACATCCCTTGTAAATGCTTTAATCGGGGAAATGGTGGGGGAAATTCAAGCCAGTATTGGCACTACCACCGAAGGAGTAACCCATTCTCTCAAGTTGCCTTCTGCTAACCGAGAAATATTGATTACTGATACCCCCGGTATTTTGGAAATGGGCGCCCCGGGGGAAATTCGAGAGCAATTAGCGAGGCAATTAGCCACGGAGGCGGATTTGTTACTGTTTGTGTGTGACAATGACTTGAGGGCTTCGGAGTTTAAACCTTTGGAGGCTTTGGCAACCATCGGCAAAAGGTCATTATTAGTTTTCAATAAAATTGATTTATATTCAGAAGAAGAACAAGGAATTATTTTAAGTAGTCTTCAGCAGAGGGTGGCGAGGTTTATTCCTAGTAATGATGTCATCCAAGCCTGCGCTAATCCTCAGCCTGTGCAGTTTTCGGCGGATGAAATGATTCAGCCTGATGTGGAGGTGGATAATGTCATTAAACGTTTGGCGGCTATCTGTCGGGCGGAGGGGGATGATTTGTTGGCGGATAATATTTTGTTGCAGTCGCAAAGGTTGGGGGAGGAGGCGAGAAAGTTGATTGCCCAACAACGTAGCCGGGAAGCGGATAAGATTATCACTCGTTATCAGTGGATTGGGGCGGGGGTGGTGGCTTGTACTCCTGTGCCTGTGGTGGATATGTTGGCAGCAGCGGCGGTAAATGCTCAGATGGTGGTAGAAATAGGACAGGTTTATGGTTGTGAAATTAATAGCGATCGCGGCCGGGATTTAGCGGTATCCTTAGGTAAAACTTTAGTTAGTTTGGGGGTGGTAAAGGGCGCTGTGGAGTTGGTGGCGAGGGCGCTACAATTAACTCTCGCGACTTATGTGGTGGGAAAAGCTATTCAGGGGGTGAGTGCGGCTTATCTGACTCGCATTGCTGGTAAGAGTTTTGTAGAATATTTTAGCCATGATCAAGATTGGGGTGACGGTGGTATTACAGAAGTAGTGCAAAGACAGTTTAAACTTAGTCGCAAGGACGAGTTTATTAAGGCTTTTGTCCAAGATGCGATCGCACGAGTAATTGAACCCATTAAGGATACTCTAGAAGAAAATTTTGATAATAGTGATTATCCTGAGCAAAGTAATGATGTTTATTTTGATGATGATGGCTGGGGAAATGGTAATCTTAAAAAGGATGATTGGTGGTAA
- the cysZ gene encoding CysZ protein: MFRNIFTGFGFIDGLLYPFKALQLIIKNKKLLQYLVVPIFINIVVGIGVYLLLLQPSLLFFDILENNISVIALSYVNRLPEALGFLLPITSIFVVIIRTVLTVLLFIIVGFIIVQFGSILGSPWYGKLSENIEIIKLGNLELVEVNIFQDILRALLFELKKIILIILGTIPLFLLNFIPAFGNLISGIGGLSLTVLIICLDFFDAPLERRRLKFRHKIQFVFARFPSSAGFGLICLSLISIPLLNLVVVPLCVSGGTLLFCDYRLRQRNM; encoded by the coding sequence ATGTTTAGAAATATTTTTACTGGTTTTGGATTTATTGATGGCTTATTATACCCTTTTAAAGCCTTGCAATTAATTATTAAAAATAAAAAATTGTTGCAGTATTTAGTAGTTCCTATTTTTATTAATATAGTAGTTGGGATAGGTGTTTATCTTCTGTTGTTACAACCTAGTTTATTATTTTTTGACATTCTGGAGAATAATATAAGTGTGATCGCCCTTAGCTATGTTAATAGACTACCTGAAGCCCTTGGGTTTTTATTGCCCATAACTTCAATTTTTGTTGTAATAATCAGGACTGTATTAACTGTTCTATTATTTATAATAGTTGGTTTTATTATCGTTCAATTTGGTAGCATTTTAGGCTCTCCATGGTATGGAAAACTATCAGAAAATATAGAAATAATCAAACTAGGAAATCTTGAATTAGTAGAAGTTAATATCTTCCAAGATATATTGAGAGCCTTGTTATTTGAGCTTAAAAAAATCATCTTAATTATCTTAGGAACTATTCCCTTATTTTTACTCAACTTTATCCCCGCTTTTGGTAATTTAATCTCAGGTATCGGAGGATTATCCCTAACCGTTTTAATCATCTGCTTAGATTTTTTTGATGCCCCCCTCGAAAGAAGAAGACTAAAATTTAGACATAAAATACAGTTTGTATTTGCCCGTTTTCCCAGTAGTGCAGGATTTGGTTTAATTTGTTTGAGTCTTATTAGTATTCCCCTCCTAAACTTAGTTGTTGTACCCCTCTGTGTGTCTGGAGGTACATTACTATTTTGTGATTATCGCCTTAGACAAAGAAATATGTAG
- a CDS encoding ABC-type uptake system substrate-binding component, giving the protein MNNFRLGRRSFIGALTGFCGSFLGSQSRGFYSQLPSTHIYGMGENFSDTLINQWFGEYEQISPDLHIKYNSIYSSDILLDKLKKGSIDFAITDISFNEQELKLFNNNILSFHLGLSAVALIYNHQQIDNLQLTKEQLANIFTGKITDWQELGATESKKIKVIFHGNNSGTNLYFSKYLSSISDEWKQNIGETKTIPWEMGISARGSEAIVSTLKQVDGAISYVEYPIARENELNIAKLENDFGNFITPNVSHFVGNTNRLNKENINYSNSDNFTYPLLTSYWFLINKNSLNQGQINNLKYFANWINN; this is encoded by the coding sequence ATGAATAATTTTAGATTAGGACGCAGAAGTTTTATTGGTGCTTTAACAGGTTTTTGTGGCAGTTTTCTGGGTAGTCAGTCTCGGGGTTTTTATTCTCAATTACCATCCACACACATTTATGGCATGGGGGAAAACTTTTCAGATACTCTTATCAATCAATGGTTTGGTGAATACGAACAGATAAGTCCTGATTTGCATATAAAATATAATTCTATTTATAGTAGTGATATTCTTCTTGATAAATTAAAAAAAGGCTCTATTGATTTTGCTATTACTGATATTAGTTTTAATGAACAAGAGTTGAAATTATTTAATAATAATATTTTATCATTTCATCTGGGGTTAAGTGCGGTCGCCCTTATTTATAATCATCAACAAATCGATAATTTACAACTAACAAAAGAACAATTAGCTAATATTTTTACTGGTAAAATAACTGATTGGCAAGAATTAGGAGCCACGGAAAGCAAAAAAATAAAAGTAATTTTTCATGGCAATAATAGCGGGACAAATTTATATTTTAGTAAATATTTAAGCTCCATTAGCGATGAATGGAAACAAAACATAGGAGAAACAAAAACTATCCCGTGGGAAATGGGAATCAGTGCAAGGGGCAGTGAGGCTATAGTTTCTACCCTAAAACAAGTAGATGGGGCAATTAGCTATGTAGAATATCCCATTGCAAGGGAAAATGAACTAAATATTGCTAAATTAGAAAATGATTTTGGTAACTTTATTACTCCTAATGTCTCTCATTTTGTTGGTAATACTAACCGCTTAAATAAAGAAAATATAAATTATAGTAATTCCGATAATTTTACCTATCCTTTGCTTACTTCTTACTGGTTTTTAATTAATAAAAATAGCTTAAATCAGGGACAAATAAACAATTTAAAATACTTCGCAAACTGGATAAATAACTAA